One Natrinema halophilum genomic window carries:
- the argC gene encoding N-acetyl-gamma-glutamyl-phosphate reductase, translated as MAVDTETGADERAETVTATVIGGSGFTGGELLRLLAGHPNVEIAQVTSRSKAGKSVGSVHPPLRGTDLRFTEPDDLESVDVLFAATPHGVSMGRIDDFFDIADTVVDLSADFRLESEAQYDDWYDGHDAPEYLDRAEYALPEINRENLEGADLIAGGGCNATATILGLYPLFEHGVLDGGEQVVVDVKVGSSEGGAGGGEASSHPERSGVVRPYAPTGHRHEAEIEQFLGTSMSFTCHAVDMVRGASATNHVFPSGPVSKGDLWQAYRGCYEDEPFVRMAAGGSGVYRYPEPKAVAGTNIAEVGFELDPSNKRVVVFSAIDNMMKGSAGQAVHAANVALGFEETAGLEFTGLHPVGAP; from the coding sequence ATGGCGGTCGACACCGAAACCGGCGCGGACGAACGTGCCGAGACGGTGACCGCGACCGTTATCGGCGGGAGCGGCTTTACGGGCGGCGAACTGCTGCGATTGCTCGCCGGCCACCCGAACGTCGAGATCGCGCAGGTCACCAGTCGCTCGAAGGCCGGCAAGAGCGTCGGCTCCGTCCACCCACCGCTTCGCGGGACCGACCTCCGCTTTACCGAACCGGACGATCTCGAGTCCGTCGACGTGTTGTTCGCGGCGACGCCACACGGCGTCTCCATGGGCCGAATCGACGACTTTTTCGACATCGCAGATACCGTCGTGGATCTCTCGGCCGACTTCCGCCTCGAAAGCGAAGCGCAATACGACGACTGGTACGACGGCCACGACGCGCCCGAGTACCTCGATCGCGCGGAGTACGCGCTTCCCGAAATCAACCGCGAGAACCTCGAGGGTGCAGACCTCATCGCGGGCGGCGGCTGTAACGCCACTGCGACGATCCTCGGACTGTACCCGCTGTTCGAACACGGCGTTCTCGACGGCGGCGAGCAAGTCGTCGTCGACGTGAAAGTCGGCTCCTCCGAAGGCGGTGCGGGCGGCGGCGAAGCCTCGAGTCACCCCGAGCGCTCGGGCGTCGTCCGACCGTACGCGCCGACCGGACACCGCCACGAGGCGGAGATCGAGCAGTTCCTCGGCACGAGCATGTCGTTTACCTGCCACGCCGTCGATATGGTTCGCGGTGCCAGTGCGACCAACCACGTCTTCCCATCGGGGCCAGTCTCGAAAGGCGACCTCTGGCAGGCGTACCGCGGCTGCTACGAGGACGAGCCGTTCGTCCGGATGGCTGCCGGCGGCTCCGGCGTCTACCGCTACCCCGAGCCCAAGGCGGTCGCCGGGACCAACATCGCCGAGGTCGGCTTCGAACTCGATCCGTCGAACAAGCGCGTCGTCGTCTTCTCCGCCATCGACAATATGATGAAGGGCTCGGCGGGGCAAGCGGTCCACGCCGCGAACGTCGCGCTCGGCTTCGAGGAGACGGCCGGCCTCGAGTTCACGGGACTGCACCCCGTGGGGGCACCTTGA
- a CDS encoding DUF1102 domain-containing protein, whose translation MYVPRGKLLALVAFILAASMVTATGAFTSVKADRTAEVKVTGDEDAFLGLEANEEKGYAKNEGGTLGLYLSENADIKGSGQGVNPEAVTTIDNVFTITNQGAQEVSVRLDYQSAGDTVTFYDSDSGKPINGNSISPGEEINVGIEVDTTGYEYSGNGAESLIKGNDGGEVTVIAESDEKAAGGPDSGSSGNGGSSSGE comes from the coding sequence ATGTACGTCCCACGAGGCAAACTCCTGGCACTGGTCGCGTTCATCCTCGCAGCGTCGATGGTCACTGCGACGGGCGCGTTCACGAGTGTCAAAGCGGATCGAACGGCAGAGGTCAAAGTCACAGGCGACGAGGATGCATTCCTCGGTCTCGAAGCAAACGAAGAAAAAGGCTACGCGAAAAACGAAGGCGGCACACTCGGGCTCTACCTGAGCGAGAATGCCGACATCAAAGGCAGCGGCCAGGGTGTCAACCCGGAGGCTGTCACCACGATAGACAACGTCTTCACGATCACTAATCAGGGCGCTCAGGAAGTATCCGTCCGGCTCGATTACCAATCAGCCGGCGACACCGTCACCTTCTACGACAGCGACTCCGGGAAGCCGATCAATGGAAACAGCATCAGCCCCGGTGAGGAAATCAACGTCGGCATCGAAGTCGACACCACCGGATACGAGTACAGCGGCAACGGGGCCGAGAGCCTCATCAAAGGTAACGACGGCGGCGAAGTGACGGTCATCGCCGAATCCGACGAAAAAGCCGCTGGCGGCCCAGACAGCGGCTCGAGCGGTAACGGTGGCTCAAGCAGCGGTGAATAA
- the argF gene encoding ornithine carbamoyltransferase, whose translation MMTDSNPTHFLDIDDVSRDELLTILDRASEYKRAQRAGDDHAALEDRTLGMIFQKPSTRTRVSFETGMTQLGGHAVFLGEDDIQLGRGEPLKDTSRTLSRYVDAVMARVFKHENIEVLAEYSSVPVVNGLTDDAHPCQTLADLLTIREHEDGFDGVSAAWVGDGNNVAQSFALGCALTDIDLTVATPDGYDIDDEVLERARALGGDPTISTDPVDAVTDADIIYTDVWISMGQEDERDVRMDDFEGFQVCSDLLEHAPDASVMHCLPAHRGEEITDAVIEGDRSIIFDQAENRLHAQKALLSWLLE comes from the coding sequence ATGATGACCGATTCCAATCCGACACACTTTCTCGATATCGACGACGTCTCGCGCGACGAACTACTGACGATTCTCGACCGGGCGAGCGAATACAAACGCGCCCAGCGGGCGGGTGACGACCACGCCGCCCTCGAGGATCGGACGCTCGGAATGATCTTTCAGAAGCCGAGTACGCGGACCCGCGTCTCGTTCGAGACGGGAATGACCCAGCTAGGCGGTCACGCCGTGTTTCTCGGCGAAGACGACATCCAGCTGGGCCGGGGAGAGCCACTGAAAGACACCTCACGGACGCTTTCACGGTACGTCGACGCGGTGATGGCCCGGGTGTTCAAACACGAAAACATCGAGGTGCTCGCGGAGTACTCGTCGGTCCCGGTGGTTAACGGTCTCACCGACGACGCCCACCCGTGCCAGACGCTCGCGGATCTACTGACGATCCGCGAACACGAGGACGGGTTCGACGGCGTCTCGGCGGCCTGGGTCGGCGACGGTAACAACGTCGCCCAGTCGTTTGCGCTCGGCTGTGCACTGACCGACATCGATCTGACGGTGGCGACGCCCGATGGGTACGATATCGACGACGAAGTCCTCGAGCGCGCCCGCGCCCTCGGCGGCGATCCGACGATCTCGACTGACCCCGTCGACGCGGTGACCGACGCCGATATCATTTACACCGACGTCTGGATCAGTATGGGCCAAGAGGACGAACGTGACGTCCGAATGGACGACTTCGAAGGGTTCCAGGTCTGTTCAGACTTGCTCGAACACGCCCCCGATGCATCGGTTATGCACTGTCTTCCGGCCCATCGCGGCGAGGAAATCACCGATGCCGTCATCGAGGGCGATCGCTCGATCATCTTCGATCAGGCGGAAAATCGACTGCACGCACAGAAGGCGCTGTTGAGCTGGTTGCTCGAGTAG
- a CDS encoding aspartate aminotransferase family protein: MSDLDFVSGGKPIGIETGDGPFLYGTDGTEYLDAGASYACTPLGHCHPAVVDAVQEQVGELTFVDSSYPVQAREDAYASLVAAAPDGLEGAWFCNSGTEANEAALKFARSATGESKIVAATRSFHGRTMGSLAATWKDKYKKPYEPLAGDVEFVPYGDAEELAAAVDDETAAVILEPIQGEGGINVPPAGYLETARELTDEAGAALVFDEVQTGMGRTGRMWACQNAGVTPDVLTTAKGLGNGLPVGAVAVRDWIADGAASHNATFSGGPVVAAAVHATVSTLVEEEWPAHAAEIGDYLVSELDAALGDEVREVRGDGLLVGVELKRGANRVARDLALEHQILALPAGRTVLRLLPPLVIGESEADRLVDALTEILAPETESES, from the coding sequence ATGAGTGACCTGGATTTCGTCTCCGGCGGCAAACCCATCGGCATCGAGACCGGCGATGGGCCGTTCCTCTACGGCACCGACGGAACGGAGTACCTAGACGCCGGGGCAAGTTATGCCTGCACGCCACTGGGCCACTGCCACCCTGCGGTCGTCGACGCGGTTCAGGAGCAGGTCGGCGAGTTGACGTTCGTCGACTCCTCCTATCCCGTCCAGGCGCGCGAGGACGCCTACGCCTCGCTCGTCGCGGCCGCACCCGACGGGCTCGAGGGAGCCTGGTTTTGCAATTCCGGGACCGAGGCAAACGAGGCCGCGCTAAAATTCGCCCGGTCGGCGACCGGCGAGTCGAAGATCGTCGCCGCGACCCGCTCGTTCCACGGGCGGACGATGGGATCGCTCGCGGCGACCTGGAAGGACAAGTACAAGAAACCGTACGAACCCCTGGCCGGCGACGTGGAGTTCGTCCCCTACGGCGACGCCGAGGAACTCGCTGCCGCCGTGGACGACGAAACCGCGGCGGTAATCCTCGAACCGATCCAGGGTGAAGGCGGTATCAACGTCCCACCCGCAGGATACCTCGAGACCGCCCGTGAACTGACCGACGAGGCCGGCGCGGCGCTCGTCTTCGACGAGGTCCAGACCGGGATGGGCCGCACCGGCCGGATGTGGGCCTGCCAGAACGCGGGCGTCACGCCGGACGTGCTGACGACGGCGAAGGGCCTGGGCAACGGCCTGCCCGTCGGCGCGGTCGCGGTACGGGACTGGATCGCTGACGGCGCGGCCTCGCACAACGCGACGTTCAGCGGCGGCCCCGTCGTCGCCGCGGCGGTCCACGCGACCGTCTCGACGCTGGTCGAAGAGGAGTGGCCCGCTCACGCCGCTGAAATCGGCGACTACCTCGTCTCCGAACTGGACGCGGCGCTGGGCGACGAGGTCCGCGAGGTTCGCGGCGACGGGCTGCTCGTCGGCGTCGAGTTGAAACGCGGCGCGAACCGCGTCGCCCGCGATCTGGCGCTCGAACACCAGATCCTGGCGCTGCCGGCGGGCCGGACCGTGCTGCGATTACTTCCGCCGCTCGTGATCGGCGAGTCGGAGGCGGACCGGCTCGTGGACGCGCTGACCGAGATCCTCGCACCCGAAACCGAGTCCGAATCATGA
- a CDS encoding histidine kinase, with product MASETSIRRSERTGTALEPWQAGTVGGIAGAIVFGAMMAMQMPGVLDGAIPAMYGLEGGTVGMAIHVAHGAVIGVGFAAVLVAANRTNPSLATGGILGITYGLVIWAILAAIVMPIWLSAVGFEMAPAVPNIAVESIVGHAAYGLVLGVTYALLERT from the coding sequence ATGGCATCGGAAACGTCAATACGAAGAAGCGAACGAACCGGAACTGCACTCGAGCCCTGGCAAGCAGGGACCGTCGGCGGCATCGCCGGTGCCATCGTGTTCGGCGCGATGATGGCGATGCAAATGCCGGGCGTCCTCGACGGGGCGATTCCGGCGATGTACGGTCTCGAGGGCGGCACCGTCGGCATGGCCATCCACGTGGCACACGGAGCCGTCATCGGCGTCGGTTTCGCAGCGGTGCTCGTGGCTGCCAATCGGACCAATCCCAGCCTCGCGACCGGTGGAATACTCGGCATAACGTACGGTCTCGTCATCTGGGCAATCCTCGCGGCTATCGTTATGCCGATATGGCTTTCGGCGGTCGGCTTCGAAATGGCGCCCGCCGTGCCGAACATCGCCGTCGAAAGCATCGTCGGCCACGCAGCCTACGGACTCGTCCTCGGCGTGACGTACGCACTGCTCGAGCGAACCTGA
- the thrC gene encoding threonine synthase, translating into MSLSLSADRPTVPADADEGVWLECIECGETFAPFADVRYTCDDCNGLLEVRYADVPTFDDFEGEGVWRYADALPFEAGVSIQEGATPLYEVPRLKESIGVEALRIKHEGMNPTGSFKDRGMTVGVRVARELGVDRLACASTGNTSAALAAYGSRGGMETLVLLPAGKVAAGKIAQASLHGARILEVDGNFDACLDIVQELAGKGEAYLLNSLNPFRLEGQKTIGLEILEGFLADYDAVPDRIVLPVGNAGNTSALYKAFRELVQAGALAESDVPKLTGVQAAGAAPMVEAIENGADEVRRWDNVETRATAIRIGNPVNAPKALPGIRETGGTAVAVSDEQITDAQRDLAGEGIGVEPASAASVAGLRKLRDEGIVADDERVACLTTGHLLKDPDAAAAAGREPEPVPADTEGILAHLRA; encoded by the coding sequence ATGAGTCTCAGCCTCTCCGCTGATCGGCCGACAGTGCCCGCCGACGCCGACGAGGGCGTCTGGCTCGAATGCATCGAGTGCGGCGAGACGTTCGCACCTTTCGCGGACGTTCGGTACACGTGTGACGACTGCAACGGTCTTCTCGAGGTCCGATACGCCGACGTACCGACGTTCGACGACTTCGAAGGCGAGGGCGTCTGGCGCTACGCGGACGCCCTCCCGTTCGAGGCGGGCGTCTCGATTCAAGAGGGGGCGACGCCGCTGTACGAAGTCCCGCGACTGAAGGAATCGATCGGTGTCGAGGCCTTGCGGATCAAACACGAGGGAATGAATCCGACGGGGTCGTTCAAGGACCGCGGAATGACCGTCGGCGTCAGGGTCGCAAGAGAGCTCGGTGTCGATCGATTGGCCTGTGCCTCGACGGGTAACACCAGTGCCGCCCTGGCCGCCTACGGCTCCCGCGGCGGGATGGAAACGCTCGTTCTCCTCCCCGCCGGGAAGGTCGCGGCGGGCAAAATCGCTCAGGCGAGCCTCCACGGCGCGCGCATCCTCGAGGTCGACGGCAATTTCGACGCCTGTCTCGACATCGTTCAGGAACTCGCCGGAAAGGGGGAGGCCTACCTGCTGAATTCGCTGAATCCGTTCCGCCTCGAAGGCCAGAAGACGATCGGCCTCGAGATTCTCGAAGGTTTCCTCGCAGATTACGACGCCGTTCCCGACCGTATCGTGCTCCCCGTCGGGAACGCTGGGAACACGTCTGCGCTGTACAAAGCCTTCCGCGAACTCGTCCAGGCCGGCGCGCTCGCCGAGAGCGACGTCCCGAAACTGACCGGGGTCCAGGCCGCGGGCGCTGCGCCGATGGTCGAAGCGATCGAAAACGGTGCCGATGAGGTCCGCCGCTGGGACAACGTGGAGACGCGTGCGACCGCGATTCGGATCGGCAACCCTGTCAACGCGCCGAAGGCCCTGCCCGGAATCCGCGAGACCGGGGGCACTGCGGTCGCGGTCTCCGACGAGCAAATCACCGATGCTCAGCGCGACCTCGCGGGCGAAGGGATCGGCGTCGAACCCGCCTCCGCTGCCTCCGTCGCCGGTCTGCGAAAACTTCGCGACGAAGGCATCGTCGCCGACGACGAACGCGTTGCCTGTCTCACCACGGGACACTTGCTCAAAGATCCCGACGCTGCGGCCGCCGCCGGTCGAGAACCGGAACCCGTTCCGGCCGACACCGAAGGTATCCTCGCGCACCTTCGAGCGTAA
- a CDS encoding [LysW]-lysine hydrolase, whose amino-acid sequence MSASMEDTADVSLEAARDLLTDLVSIPSPSGEEDAAAEHLVQFFDSYGREARIDEVGNVRAPADDAVLLTSHVDTVPGEIPVQVTTADEEDENADVAAVGDDVLWGRGSVDATGPLVAMAVAAIRTGVSFVGVVQEETSSLGARHLVADRETEPDAVINGEPSGSTGITLGYRGFLAGTYVATSESGHTSRPGPNAIQHATNWWTGVEDAFEQDEYTPVFERVTAKPVDIDGGISDDGLSVEATLEAQLRVPPSLDVESVRETAEAKLEIGTVSWDEPIPPVMESPRTEVARAFRAAIRAEGSDPRLLRKTGTSDMNLYADAWSCPMVTYGPGNSALDHAPDERLSLPEFDQSVAVLERVATTLRGGDD is encoded by the coding sequence ATGAGCGCATCCATGGAAGACACCGCTGACGTCTCGCTCGAGGCAGCCCGCGACCTCTTGACCGACCTCGTTTCGATTCCCTCACCCTCGGGTGAAGAGGACGCGGCCGCCGAGCACCTGGTCCAATTTTTCGACAGCTACGGCCGCGAGGCCCGGATCGACGAGGTCGGCAACGTACGCGCACCGGCGGACGATGCCGTTCTATTGACGTCCCACGTCGACACCGTCCCCGGGGAGATTCCGGTCCAAGTCACGACCGCGGACGAAGAAGACGAAAACGCAGACGTCGCCGCGGTCGGTGACGACGTCCTCTGGGGACGAGGAAGCGTCGACGCGACCGGCCCGCTGGTGGCGATGGCCGTCGCAGCCATTCGAACCGGCGTTTCCTTCGTCGGCGTCGTCCAGGAAGAGACGAGTTCGCTGGGTGCCCGCCACCTCGTCGCGGATCGCGAGACCGAACCGGACGCCGTGATCAACGGCGAACCGAGCGGTTCGACGGGCATCACGCTCGGCTATCGAGGCTTTCTGGCCGGAACCTACGTTGCGACCAGCGAATCCGGTCACACGTCCAGACCGGGACCCAACGCGATTCAGCACGCGACCAACTGGTGGACGGGCGTCGAGGACGCGTTCGAACAGGACGAGTACACGCCCGTCTTCGAGCGGGTGACCGCTAAACCCGTCGACATCGACGGCGGGATCAGCGACGACGGACTCTCCGTCGAGGCAACCCTCGAGGCGCAGTTGCGGGTCCCCCCGTCACTGGACGTCGAGTCGGTTCGCGAGACAGCCGAAGCCAAACTCGAGATCGGCACTGTCTCATGGGACGAGCCAATTCCGCCGGTGATGGAGAGCCCGCGGACGGAGGTCGCGCGGGCGTTCCGTGCCGCCATCCGTGCGGAAGGCAGCGATCCGCGTCTCCTCCGGAAGACCGGGACCAGCGATATGAACCTCTACGCCGACGCCTGGAGTTGTCCGATGGTCACCTACGGACCCGGTAACTCGGCGTTGGACCACGCACCCGACGAACGGCTCTCGCTGCCGGAGTTCGACCAATCAGTTGCGGTCTTAGAGCGGGTCGCGACGACGCTCCGCGGAGGAGACGACTGA
- a CDS encoding acetylglutamate/acetylaminoadipate kinase, producing MTTVVKIGGARAVDPEGALADVASLVEDDEDVVLTHGGSTAVDETLEELGEEPVYVETPGGVVGRFTDERTMDVFKMVMPGKLNTDLVESLHNEGVDAVGLSGTDGKLLEGKRKSAVRVKEDGKKKIKRGDHSGTIESVNADLLETLLSNGYTPVVSVPVLGREKEGGYTAVNADADRAAAAIAGALEADLVVLTDVSGIYEDPDDESTRIDSAATPAAFDAVKDAAAGFMTKKVMAAEEALEGGAASVTVATANADEPITSALSGDGTTLEPSVLADEADTETGETAQ from the coding sequence ATGACGACAGTGGTCAAGATCGGTGGCGCTCGCGCCGTCGATCCCGAAGGCGCACTCGCCGACGTCGCCTCACTGGTCGAGGACGACGAGGATGTCGTCCTCACCCACGGTGGTTCTACGGCGGTCGACGAGACGCTCGAGGAACTCGGCGAGGAACCGGTCTACGTCGAGACTCCCGGCGGCGTGGTCGGTCGGTTCACCGACGAGCGCACGATGGACGTCTTCAAGATGGTGATGCCGGGCAAGCTCAACACCGATCTGGTGGAGAGCCTGCACAACGAGGGCGTCGACGCGGTCGGCCTCTCGGGCACGGACGGCAAGCTTCTGGAGGGGAAGCGGAAGTCCGCCGTCCGCGTCAAAGAAGACGGCAAGAAGAAGATCAAGCGCGGCGACCACTCGGGAACGATCGAGTCAGTCAACGCTGATCTGCTCGAGACGCTGCTGTCGAACGGTTACACGCCCGTCGTCTCCGTTCCGGTACTCGGCCGCGAGAAGGAAGGTGGCTACACCGCGGTCAACGCCGACGCCGACCGCGCAGCGGCCGCGATCGCCGGCGCACTCGAGGCGGATCTGGTCGTCCTCACGGACGTATCGGGGATCTACGAGGACCCCGACGACGAGTCGACGAGAATCGACTCGGCCGCCACGCCCGCGGCGTTCGACGCGGTCAAAGACGCCGCGGCGGGATTCATGACCAAGAAGGTCATGGCAGCGGAAGAGGCCCTCGAAGGCGGTGCAGCGTCGGTGACGGTCGCGACTGCGAACGCCGACGAACCGATCACGAGCGCGCTCTCGGGCGACGGAACGACCCTCGAGCCAAGCGTGCTCGCGGACGAAGCAGACACCGAAACGGGGGAGACTGCACAATGA
- a CDS encoding DUF4013 domain-containing protein — MIREAVSYPFKGDEWYVEGLIGGGLLLLYPIFIIIDLTIDPRSYSIIYLTTPALTIFVTGFYLRVARAAGADIDSRPKFNNGKELFIDGVKTLLIGVIFFLPSVSIWLGGAYFRIYVISGFGILLFLITSYVAPIALTNFAIEDQFSSGFDFKAIKNAGISKRYVKAFIPYSILVYTLGRFFPLIDVRLLIDPQLMLVVLAIINFYMYYIATYLIASGCGPQLTAVADS, encoded by the coding sequence ATGATTAGGGAGGCAGTTTCCTATCCATTCAAGGGGGATGAATGGTACGTGGAAGGGTTGATTGGGGGAGGATTGCTGTTACTATATCCGATTTTCATAATTATCGACTTAACGATAGATCCGAGATCATATTCCATTATATATCTCACAACACCTGCGCTGACAATATTCGTGACAGGTTTTTACCTGCGTGTTGCGAGAGCTGCTGGGGCTGATATAGATAGCAGACCAAAATTCAACAACGGGAAGGAATTGTTTATCGATGGGGTCAAGACATTACTCATCGGTGTAATTTTCTTTCTTCCCAGCGTATCGATATGGCTCGGTGGCGCTTATTTTAGGATATATGTTATTTCTGGATTTGGTATTCTTTTGTTCCTGATTACATCGTACGTGGCACCTATCGCATTAACTAACTTTGCGATAGAAGATCAATTCTCTTCTGGATTTGATTTCAAAGCGATAAAAAATGCAGGGATTTCAAAGCGGTATGTTAAGGCATTCATCCCATACAGCATATTGGTGTACACGCTCGGGAGATTCTTCCCTTTAATCGATGTCCGTTTACTGATCGACCCCCAGCTCATGCTGGTCGTATTAGCCATAATTAATTTTTACATGTACTATATCGCGACATACCTCATTGCGAGCGGGTGTGGGCCGCAGCTTACCGCAGTGGCAGACAGTTGA
- a CDS encoding helix-turn-helix domain-containing protein codes for MSEPPQHRLGELMEESNPPFEEVMSCVFGIENHETWTYLVLCDQPGSTIDELAATMERDRSTVNRSLSTLRDRGLARRDRRLLDGGGYVYQYTAIALPEAKALLHDALDTWTATVHDVIDEFDGQTR; via the coding sequence ATGTCCGAACCTCCGCAGCACCGTCTCGGGGAACTGATGGAGGAATCGAATCCGCCGTTCGAGGAAGTGATGAGCTGCGTGTTCGGCATCGAAAACCACGAAACGTGGACGTATCTCGTGTTATGCGATCAACCCGGGAGCACGATCGACGAACTGGCCGCGACGATGGAGCGCGACCGAAGTACGGTCAATCGCTCACTATCGACGTTACGCGACCGGGGGCTCGCTCGGCGGGACCGACGTCTGCTGGACGGTGGCGGCTACGTCTACCAGTACACCGCAATTGCGCTTCCGGAGGCGAAAGCCCTGCTGCACGATGCCTTGGACACCTGGACGGCCACGGTTCACGACGTAATCGACGAGTTCGACGGCCAAACCAGGTAA
- a CDS encoding minichromosome maintenance protein MCM, protein MAQAGNSELVDSFEQFFRNYYDNEIKQLAQQYPNEQRSLHVDWQDLYRFDPDLADDYIAQPEQLQRYGEEALRLYDLPIDVSLGQAHVRVRNLPETESPEIREIRARDMNSLVQVRGIVRKATDVRPKIEEAAFECQLCGTLTRVPQSSGDFQEPHECQGCERQGPFRVNFDQSEFVDSQKLRIQESPEGLRGGETPQSLDIHVEDDITGEVTPGDHVSATGVLRLEQQGDQQEKSPVFDFYMEGMSVDIDEEQFEDMDITEEDKKAIYEISNRDDIYEHMIASIAPSIYGYEQEKLAMILQLFSGVTKQLPDGSRIRGDLHMLLIGDPGTGKSQMLSYIQNIAPRAVYTSGKGSSSAGLTAAAVRDDFGDGQQWTLEAGALVLADQGIAAIDELDKMRAEDRSAMHEALEQQKISVSKAGINATLKSRCSLLGAANPKYGRFDQYEPISEQIDLEPALISRFDLIFTVTDTPDEEKDRNLAEHIITTNYAGELTTQREQLSSLEVTTEEIDEMTAQVDPEIDAELLRKYIAYAKQNCHPRMTEEAREAIREFYVDLRSKGTDEDAAVPVTARKLEALVRLSEASARVRLSDTVEQSDAEQVIEIVRSCLQDVGVDPETGEFDADIVEAGTSKSQRDRIKNLKQLISDIEEEYDDGAPVDIVLERAEEVGMDHSKAEHEIDKLKQKGEVYEPSTDTLRTT, encoded by the coding sequence ATGGCGCAAGCGGGAAATTCCGAACTCGTCGACTCCTTCGAGCAGTTCTTCCGCAACTACTACGACAACGAGATCAAACAGCTTGCCCAGCAGTACCCGAACGAACAGCGCTCACTGCACGTCGACTGGCAGGACCTCTACCGATTCGATCCCGACCTTGCAGACGACTATATCGCACAGCCCGAACAACTGCAGCGCTACGGGGAAGAAGCACTGCGACTGTACGACCTGCCGATCGACGTGAGTCTCGGACAGGCCCACGTCCGAGTTCGAAACCTCCCCGAGACGGAATCGCCCGAGATCAGGGAGATTCGCGCGCGGGACATGAACTCCCTCGTTCAGGTCCGTGGAATCGTCCGGAAAGCCACCGATGTCCGCCCCAAAATCGAGGAAGCTGCCTTCGAATGCCAGCTCTGTGGCACCCTCACTCGAGTTCCCCAGTCGAGCGGCGACTTCCAGGAACCCCACGAATGTCAGGGCTGTGAACGGCAGGGACCATTCCGCGTCAACTTCGATCAATCGGAGTTCGTCGACTCGCAGAAGCTTCGCATTCAGGAAAGTCCCGAAGGGCTCCGGGGTGGTGAAACGCCACAGTCGCTCGACATCCACGTCGAAGACGATATCACGGGCGAAGTAACCCCCGGTGATCACGTCTCCGCGACCGGCGTCCTCCGGCTCGAGCAACAGGGCGACCAGCAGGAGAAATCTCCCGTCTTCGACTTCTACATGGAGGGCATGTCCGTCGATATCGACGAAGAGCAGTTCGAGGACATGGACATCACCGAGGAGGACAAGAAGGCAATCTACGAGATTTCGAATCGAGACGACATCTACGAGCACATGATCGCCTCGATCGCGCCCTCCATCTACGGCTACGAGCAGGAGAAACTCGCGATGATCCTGCAGTTATTCTCGGGCGTCACGAAGCAGTTGCCCGACGGCTCGAGAATCCGGGGGGACCTGCACATGTTGCTGATCGGTGACCCGGGAACTGGTAAATCGCAGATGCTGAGCTACATTCAGAACATCGCACCTCGAGCCGTCTACACCTCTGGGAAAGGGTCGTCCTCGGCCGGACTTACTGCGGCTGCCGTTCGCGACGACTTCGGAGACGGCCAGCAGTGGACCCTCGAGGCTGGTGCGCTCGTCCTCGCCGATCAAGGGATCGCCGCCATCGACGAACTCGATAAAATGCGCGCGGAAGACCGGAGCGCCATGCATGAGGCGTTGGAGCAACAGAAGATATCGGTTTCCAAAGCGGGTATCAACGCCACGCTCAAGTCCCGATGTTCGCTGCTTGGCGCAGCTAACCCCAAGTACGGCCGATTCGACCAGTACGAGCCAATCAGCGAGCAGATCGACCTCGAACCAGCACTGATTTCACGGTTCGACCTGATATTCACCGTCACCGACACGCCGGACGAAGAGAAAGATCGGAATCTCGCAGAACACATCATCACGACGAACTACGCCGGCGAGTTGACCACTCAGCGCGAACAACTGTCCTCGCTCGAGGTGACCACCGAGGAAATCGACGAGATGACGGCGCAAGTCGATCCGGAAATCGACGCCGAACTCCTGCGCAAGTACATCGCCTACGCCAAACAAAACTGCCACCCGCGGATGACCGAGGAGGCCCGCGAGGCCATCCGTGAGTTCTACGTCGATCTGCGCTCGAAGGGAACCGACGAAGATGCCGCCGTACCCGTCACGGCACGAAAGCTCGAGGCGCTGGTTCGCCTCTCGGAGGCGAGTGCTCGCGTTCGGCTGTCGGACACGGTCGAACAGTCGGACGCCGAGCAGGTCATCGAAATCGTTCGCTCGTGTCTCCAGGACGTCGGGGTCGATCCCGAGACCGGCGAGTTCGACGCGGACATCGTCGAAGCCGGCACCTCGAAGTCCCAGCGCGACCGAATCAAGAACCTCAAACAGCTCATTAGCGATATCGAAGAGGAGTACGACGACGGTGCGCCGGTCGACATCGTTTTAGAGCGTGCCGAGGAAGTCGGTATGGACCACTCCAAGGCCGAACACGAGATAGACAAGCTCAAACAGAAGGGCGAGGTCTACGAGCCAAGTACGGACACTCTTCGAACGACGTAG